Proteins encoded in a region of the Dorea longicatena genome:
- the dnaG gene encoding DNA primase — translation MYYSDEIIEEVRSRNDIVDVISTYVKLQKKGSSYFGLCPFHNEKSPSFSVSRQKQMYYCFGCGAGGNVFTFLMEYENYTFVEALKYLADRAGVELPEEEYSREAKERADTRAILLEINKAAAQYYYIQLKSSRGAVGLEYFKKRKLSDETIKAFGLGYSNKYSDDLYRYLKSKGYKDDMIAKAGLISIDEKNGVYDKFWNRVMFPIMDVNSRVIGFGGRVMGDAKPKYLNSPETMIFDKSRNLYGLNRARRTKKPYFLLCEGYMDVISLHQAGFTNAVASLGTALTPGHAALIHRYVQEVYLTYDSDGAGTRAALRAMPILRDAGITAKIIRMEPYKDPDEFIKNLGAEAFEERIASARNVFMYSLEVLEKDYDMNSPEGKTEFMKETARRLTQFEEEIERNNYIEAVAKVYHVGFEELRKLVGKMAVQTGLAKPAERPREIQNNRKNKKEDGILVSQKVLLTWLIESEEIFHQIEKYITPEDFSEGLFRKVAELLYEQYEKHEANPAQIMNHFTDEEEHREVAGLFHTKIKELTTVKEQEKALQETILRVKEHSIEEATKNLDPTDIQGLQRLMNEKRKMQDLRTLHISIN, via the coding sequence TGAAAAGTCTCCTTCTTTTTCTGTCAGCAGACAGAAGCAGATGTATTATTGCTTTGGATGCGGGGCAGGAGGAAATGTATTTACATTTCTGATGGAGTATGAGAATTATACATTTGTTGAAGCGTTGAAATATCTGGCAGACCGGGCAGGAGTGGAACTTCCGGAGGAAGAGTATTCCAGAGAAGCAAAAGAACGTGCGGATACCAGAGCGATACTTCTGGAGATCAACAAAGCTGCAGCACAGTATTATTATATACAGCTTAAGAGCAGCCGGGGTGCGGTCGGACTGGAATATTTTAAAAAGCGTAAGCTTAGTGATGAGACCATTAAGGCGTTCGGTCTGGGTTATTCGAATAAGTACAGCGATGACCTGTATCGGTATCTGAAGTCCAAAGGGTATAAAGATGATATGATTGCCAAGGCGGGATTGATCAGCATTGATGAAAAGAACGGGGTGTATGACAAGTTCTGGAATCGTGTGATGTTTCCGATCATGGATGTCAACAGCCGGGTGATCGGATTCGGCGGCCGTGTTATGGGCGATGCAAAGCCAAAATACCTGAACTCCCCGGAGACAATGATCTTTGATAAAAGCCGGAATCTGTATGGCCTGAACCGGGCAAGGCGTACCAAAAAGCCATATTTCCTTTTGTGTGAGGGCTATATGGACGTGATATCATTGCATCAGGCAGGATTTACCAATGCGGTTGCATCACTGGGTACAGCACTGACACCGGGACATGCTGCACTGATTCACAGGTATGTACAGGAAGTGTATCTGACTTATGACAGTGACGGGGCCGGTACAAGGGCGGCATTAAGAGCGATGCCAATCCTGAGAGATGCCGGAATCACAGCAAAGATCATAAGAATGGAACCGTATAAGGACCCGGATGAATTTATTAAGAATCTGGGCGCAGAAGCATTTGAAGAGCGAATTGCAAGTGCGAGAAATGTATTCATGTACAGTCTGGAAGTCCTGGAGAAAGACTATGATATGAATTCACCGGAAGGAAAGACGGAGTTCATGAAGGAGACGGCAAGAAGGCTTACACAGTTTGAAGAAGAAATTGAACGTAATAATTACATAGAAGCAGTGGCAAAGGTCTATCATGTTGGATTTGAAGAGCTTCGAAAACTGGTCGGTAAGATGGCGGTACAGACAGGACTTGCAAAGCCTGCAGAAAGACCGAGGGAGATACAAAATAACAGGAAGAATAAAAAAGAAGACGGAATTTTAGTATCCCAGAAGGTGTTGCTTACATGGTTGATTGAAAGTGAAGAGATTTTTCACCAGATTGAAAAGTATATTACACCGGAAGATTTTTCGGAAGGACTTTTCAGAAAAGTGGCAGAACTTTTATATGAACAGTATGAAAAACATGAAGCCAATCCGGCGCAGATTATGAATCATTTTACAGATGAAGAGGAACATCGGGAAGTGGCAGGACTGTTCCACACGAAGATCAAAGAACTGACAACGGTGAAGGAGCAGGAAAAGGCACTGCAGGAGACAATTCTGAGAGTCAAGGAACACAGCATTGAAGAAGCAACAAAGAATCTGGATCCTACAGATATTCAGGGATTGCAGCGCCTGATGAATGAAAAAAGAAAGATGCAGGATCTTCGGACACTGCATATTTCCATTAATTAA
- the rpoD gene encoding RNA polymerase sigma factor RpoD: MDENIVKFQEKLRELVSLGKKKKGILEIQEINDFFSDMELDSDQMEKVFDYLEANNVDVLRISNDDDDIPDEIVMSDEDDIDVEKIDLSVPDGISIEDPVRMYLKEIGKVPLLSAEEEVELAKRMADGDEEAKKRLAEANLRLVVSIAKRYVGRGMLFLDLIQEGNLGLIKAVEKFDYHKGFKFSTYATWWIRQAITRAIADQARTIRIPVHMVETINKLIRVSRQLLQELGREPTPEEIAAELDMPVERVREILKISQEPVSLETPIGEEEDSHLGDFIQDDNVPVPAEAAAQTLLKEQLDEVLDTLTEREQKVLRLRFGMNDGRARTLEEVGKEFDVTRERIRQIEAKALRKLRHPSRSRKLRDYLD, translated from the coding sequence ATGGACGAAAATATTGTAAAATTCCAGGAAAAATTAAGAGAACTTGTATCACTTGGAAAAAAGAAAAAGGGAATCCTGGAGATTCAGGAAATTAATGATTTCTTCTCTGATATGGAACTGGATTCAGATCAGATGGAGAAGGTATTTGATTACCTGGAAGCAAACAACGTTGATGTGCTCAGAATCAGTAATGACGATGATGATATTCCGGATGAAATCGTAATGTCAGACGAAGATGATATTGATGTAGAGAAGATTGATCTTTCGGTACCAGATGGAATCAGTATTGAAGATCCGGTACGTATGTATCTGAAGGAAATTGGAAAGGTGCCGCTTTTGTCGGCAGAAGAAGAAGTTGAACTGGCCAAAAGAATGGCAGATGGGGACGAGGAGGCAAAGAAGAGACTGGCAGAAGCAAACTTGCGTCTGGTAGTAAGTATTGCAAAACGATATGTTGGTCGTGGCATGCTGTTCCTTGACCTGATCCAGGAGGGAAATCTGGGACTGATTAAGGCAGTAGAAAAGTTTGATTATCATAAAGGATTTAAATTCAGTACTTATGCTACGTGGTGGATCAGACAGGCTATTACAAGAGCAATCGCAGATCAGGCAAGGACAATCCGTATTCCGGTTCATATGGTTGAGACAATTAATAAACTGATCCGCGTATCCAGACAGTTACTGCAGGAACTTGGGCGTGAACCTACGCCGGAAGAGATTGCAGCTGAACTTGATATGCCGGTAGAAAGAGTAAGAGAAATCCTTAAGATTTCTCAGGAACCTGTTTCTCTGGAAACACCGATCGGTGAAGAAGAGGACAGTCATCTTGGAGATTTTATTCAGGATGATAATGTACCGGTACCGGCAGAAGCGGCAGCCCAGACACTTCTGAAAGAACAGCTTGACGAGGTTCTGGATACTCTGACAGAAAGAGAACAGAAGGTATTGCGATTAAGATTCGGTATGAACGATGGACGTGCACGCACACTGGAAGAAGTTGGAAAAGAATTTGACGTTACCCGTGAACGTATCCGTCAGATTGAGGCGAAAGCGCTCAGAAAGCTCCGTCATCCGAGCCGCAGCAGAAAATTAAGAGATTATTTAGATTAA
- a CDS encoding tRNA (adenine(22)-N(1))-methyltransferase — MELSKRLQAVADLVTEGASVADIGTDHGYIPIYLIEHNIAGKVIALDINRGPLERARMHVVGHGLKGKIETRLSDGLEKVLPGEVDTMIAAGMGGGLVIKILTEGYPVVEILDTMILQPQSEIGKVRRFLNEHNLQITEENMVEEDGKFYPMMKVIHGKKEEYTICEYTYGKRLLLEQHPVLKKYLDREMQIKESVFQQLFKHQNSASAAERMEELKQEIILTQEALKYYE; from the coding sequence ATGGAACTATCAAAGAGACTGCAGGCAGTTGCAGATCTGGTGACAGAGGGCGCTTCTGTTGCAGATATCGGTACAGATCATGGTTATATTCCTATTTATCTTATAGAACACAATATAGCCGGAAAGGTGATCGCACTCGATATTAACAGAGGCCCGTTGGAGAGAGCCAGAATGCATGTGGTCGGACATGGACTGAAAGGGAAAATAGAGACAAGACTTTCGGACGGACTTGAAAAAGTGCTTCCGGGAGAAGTGGATACAATGATCGCTGCAGGCATGGGTGGAGGACTGGTGATTAAAATTCTGACAGAAGGATATCCGGTAGTAGAAATTTTGGATACAATGATCCTGCAGCCGCAATCTGAGATTGGTAAGGTGAGAAGATTTTTAAATGAACATAATCTTCAGATTACCGAGGAAAATATGGTTGAGGAAGATGGAAAATTTTATCCAATGATGAAAGTCATACACGGAAAAAAAGAAGAATATACAATATGTGAATATACATATGGCAAACGTCTGCTTTTGGAACAGCATCCTGTCCTGAAAAAATATCTGGACAGAGAGATGCAGATTAAAGAGAGTGTATTTCAACAACTTTTTAAACATCAGAACAGTGCAAGTGCTGCCGAGAGAATGGAAGAACTGAAACAGGAAATCATACTGACACAAGAGGCTTTAAAGTATTACGAGTAG
- a CDS encoding Nif3-like dinuclear metal center hexameric protein, protein MLCKDVMYEIEKEYPLNYALSWDNVGLLVGRDDKEVKRIYIALDATDEVIDEAVRTGADMLITHHPMIFSPIKRIHNLDFVGERILKLIQNDISYYAMHTNYDVLGMADLSGDKMNMKNAEILEVTAEGDIGKEDEPEGIGRVSDLETPMTLRECCEDVKSAFHLGAVKVFGNLEEKVKRIAICPGSGKSVIQAALDKNADVLITGDIGHHEGIDAVAQGLAIIDGGHYGIEHIFIEDMRQYLEKHLSEVEIVAAPISHPFLIV, encoded by the coding sequence ATGTTGTGTAAAGATGTAATGTATGAGATTGAGAAAGAATATCCGCTTAATTATGCGCTGTCGTGGGACAATGTAGGACTTCTGGTGGGAAGAGATGATAAGGAAGTAAAAAGGATTTATATTGCATTAGATGCCACAGATGAAGTAATAGATGAAGCTGTCAGGACAGGAGCAGATATGTTGATTACACATCATCCGATGATATTTTCACCGATTAAGAGAATCCATAATCTGGATTTTGTCGGAGAACGTATCTTAAAACTGATACAGAACGATATTTCTTATTATGCTATGCATACGAATTATGATGTACTGGGAATGGCAGACCTTTCCGGGGATAAGATGAATATGAAGAATGCAGAAATTCTGGAAGTAACTGCAGAAGGGGATATTGGGAAAGAAGATGAACCCGAAGGGATCGGAAGAGTATCTGATCTTGAGACACCGATGACTCTCAGAGAATGCTGTGAAGATGTGAAGTCTGCATTTCATCTGGGGGCAGTAAAGGTATTCGGTAATCTGGAAGAAAAAGTAAAAAGAATAGCAATCTGTCCGGGTTCCGGTAAAAGTGTGATTCAGGCGGCACTGGATAAGAATGCGGATGTTCTGATCACAGGAGATATCGGACATCATGAAGGAATTGATGCGGTAGCCCAGGGACTGGCAATCATCGATGGCGGACATTATGGGATTGAACATATCTTTATTGAAGATATGAGACAGTATCTTGAAAAACATCTCAGTGAGGTTGAGATTGTTGCGGCACCGATCAGTCATCCGTTCCTGATCGTCTGA
- a CDS encoding nucleoside kinase, whose product MNEVFYTVQVGDCDRKFREGTTYLDIAKEYQHEYEHDIVLVFVDGRLQELFKTLKKDCKLEFVTTADSLGYKAYRRSMSLMLVKAVYDVAEHKNIDKVRIHYSVSKGYYCTIEGNIELTQEFLDKVERRMRTMVEKNLPIQKKSVHTDDAIAMFGEHGMHDKERLFHYRRVSRVNIYSMNEFEDYYYGYMVPSAGYLKYFKLYLYDEGFVIQMPTQGEPEKVPPFEPQNQLFHVLQESTKWGDAQGIETVGDLNDKITRSDVNELVLVQEALQEEKIAQIAEQVRVRSDVRFVLIAGPSSSSKTTFSHRLSVQLRANGLCPYPIAVDNYFKEREETPKDENGNYDFEGLGAVDVELFNRQLQELLDGKEVVIPEFNFVTGHKEYKGRPKKLKENEVLVIEGIHCLNPELTRNLPDENKFKIYISALTQLNIDEHNRIPTTDGRLIRRIVRDARTRGTSAKETIRMWPSVRKGEECNIFPYQEEADVMFNSALIYELAVLKPYVEAQLFGIERECPEYLEAKRLLKFLDYFVGIGSENVPANSLLREFIGGGCFHV is encoded by the coding sequence ATGAATGAAGTTTTTTATACAGTTCAGGTAGGGGACTGTGACAGAAAGTTTCGGGAAGGAACAACATATCTGGATATTGCAAAAGAATATCAGCATGAATATGAGCACGATATAGTATTAGTATTTGTTGATGGAAGGTTACAGGAATTATTTAAAACATTAAAAAAAGACTGTAAACTTGAGTTTGTGACGACTGCAGATTCGCTTGGATATAAAGCGTATCGCAGAAGTATGAGCCTGATGCTCGTAAAAGCGGTATATGATGTGGCAGAACATAAGAATATCGATAAAGTCCGTATTCATTATTCTGTAAGTAAAGGGTATTATTGTACGATAGAAGGCAATATAGAACTCACACAAGAGTTTCTGGATAAGGTAGAGAGACGGATGAGGACAATGGTAGAAAAGAATCTGCCGATTCAGAAAAAAAGTGTGCATACAGACGATGCGATTGCAATGTTTGGAGAGCATGGGATGCATGACAAAGAACGATTGTTTCATTATCGAAGGGTATCACGTGTGAATATTTACAGTATGAATGAATTTGAAGATTATTATTATGGATATATGGTTCCGAGTGCCGGATATTTAAAATATTTCAAATTATATTTGTATGATGAAGGGTTTGTAATTCAGATGCCGACCCAGGGTGAGCCGGAAAAAGTACCTCCGTTTGAACCACAGAACCAGCTGTTTCATGTGTTACAGGAATCAACGAAATGGGGAGATGCTCAGGGAATAGAAACGGTAGGTGATTTGAACGATAAAATTACCAGAAGTGATGTGAATGAACTGGTACTGGTACAGGAAGCGCTTCAGGAAGAAAAAATAGCGCAGATTGCGGAACAGGTCAGAGTACGTTCGGATGTTCGGTTTGTACTGATCGCGGGGCCGTCTTCCTCCAGTAAGACAACGTTTTCTCATCGTTTGTCTGTACAGCTCAGGGCGAATGGACTGTGCCCGTATCCAATTGCAGTGGACAATTATTTTAAAGAACGTGAAGAGACTCCGAAAGATGAGAATGGCAATTATGACTTTGAGGGGCTGGGAGCGGTAGATGTAGAACTGTTTAATCGTCAGCTTCAGGAACTTCTCGATGGAAAAGAAGTGGTAATACCAGAATTTAATTTTGTCACGGGACACAAAGAATATAAGGGCAGACCGAAAAAGTTAAAGGAAAATGAAGTGCTTGTAATAGAAGGAATTCATTGCCTGAATCCGGAATTAACCAGAAATCTTCCGGATGAGAACAAGTTTAAAATATATATCAGTGCACTCACGCAGCTGAATATTGATGAACATAATCGGATTCCGACAACAGATGGGCGTCTGATCCGCAGAATTGTCCGAGATGCGAGAACGAGAGGAACTTCTGCAAAAGAAACTATCCGTATGTGGCCGTCTGTACGAAAAGGTGAGGAGTGTAATATATTCCCATATCAGGAGGAAGCGGATGTGATGTTCAATTCTGCATTGATTTATGAACTGGCAGTATTGAAACCATATGTAGAAGCACAGCTTTTTGGAATTGAAAGAGAGTGTCCGGAATATCTGGAAGCGAAACGCTTGTTAAAGTTCCTGGATTATTTTGTAGGGATCGGAAGCGAGAATGTGCCGGCAAATTCACTTTTAAGGGAGTTTATCGGTGGCGGATGTTTCCATGTATAA
- the aroC gene encoding chorismate synthase, which yields MAGSTFGTLFRITTWGESHGPALGVVVDGCPAGIPLTTDYIQAFLDRRKPGQSKFTTARRESDTVEILSGVFEGYTTGTPISLVVRNNDQRSHDYSNIKDCYRPGHADYTFDKKYGLRDYRGGGRTSGRETIGRVAGGAVASRILECLGIKLTTYTKAIGPVSIPSDAYDYSVINENRLYMPNSEYAQQAAAYLEQCISDQDSSGGLIECIIEGMPAGVGEPVFDKLDASLAKAVMSIGAVKGVEIGDGFSVTSSKGSINNDSFISENGQVLKQTNHSGGILGGISDGSSIILRAAIKPTPSISQPQKTVNTAGENIEIAISGRHDPVIVPRAVVVVESMAAITLTDLLMQNMTSRIEYLKNIYL from the coding sequence ATGGCAGGATCAACTTTTGGAACTTTATTCAGGATCACAACCTGGGGTGAATCCCATGGACCGGCTCTCGGAGTCGTCGTAGACGGATGTCCCGCCGGGATTCCTCTCACCACTGATTATATACAGGCATTTCTTGACCGCAGAAAACCTGGTCAAAGCAAATTCACTACTGCCCGCAGAGAATCGGATACAGTCGAGATTCTTTCCGGCGTTTTTGAAGGGTATACGACCGGAACACCTATTTCTCTCGTAGTCCGTAATAACGATCAGCGTTCTCATGATTACAGCAATATCAAAGACTGCTATCGTCCGGGGCATGCCGATTATACATTTGATAAAAAATACGGTTTACGCGACTATCGCGGCGGCGGACGTACTTCCGGAAGAGAAACTATTGGACGCGTTGCCGGCGGAGCTGTCGCTTCCCGCATTCTTGAATGTCTTGGAATAAAACTTACTACCTATACCAAAGCAATCGGTCCTGTATCCATTCCTTCCGATGCCTATGATTATTCTGTAATTAATGAAAACCGCCTTTATATGCCAAATTCGGAATACGCACAGCAGGCAGCTGCCTATTTGGAACAATGTATTTCTGATCAGGATTCGTCCGGCGGTCTGATTGAATGTATTATTGAAGGTATGCCCGCAGGTGTCGGGGAGCCCGTTTTTGACAAACTGGATGCTTCCCTCGCCAAAGCCGTTATGTCAATCGGGGCTGTCAAAGGTGTAGAAATCGGTGATGGATTCTCTGTTACATCTTCCAAAGGAAGTATCAACAATGATTCTTTCATCTCCGAAAACGGACAAGTTTTGAAGCAGACCAACCATAGTGGGGGGATTCTCGGCGGTATCAGCGATGGAAGTTCCATTATATTACGTGCAGCCATCAAACCGACACCTTCTATTTCCCAACCACAGAAAACAGTAAACACTGCCGGAGAAAACATCGAAATTGCTATTTCTGGACGACATGATCCGGTTATCGTTCCACGTGCGGTTGTTGTAGTGGAATCCATGGCTGCAATTACACTTACAGATCTTCTGATGCAGAATATGACTTCGCGTATTGAATATCTCAAAAATATTTATCTTTAA
- a CDS encoding L,D-transpeptidase family protein: MSIREKHTDKMEEILEKEMYADEGFSEIDEEDQRPETQKVMKQERRQQRKNRRKNWKLRNKIAIVLSLIVSVIAIGYVGTAVFYSTHFFSKTVINGIDCSNKNVKQVEEYLEKEVADYKLTLLEADNKTEVIEGKDISLKYVPGKQVEKLIKGQNPFLWIESLWKGRNMKAKIGVEYDESALKTQIANLECMKEENQIAPVNAHPEFKTDKFVVVPETDGTTIKTEEFRKAVITAVNGANEKLDLLKTGCYEKPAYTSDSKKVTEACDAMNKYLGATVTYDFKPNTEVVDSSMISKWVKVDDDMNVTFDESAVKEYVQSLAAKYDTKGKERTFTSASGNTVTVSGGSYGWKIDQEAEYNALIANIQKAETVTREPNYSSRAASHDGNDVGNTYAEVNLTTQHMYYVKDGHIALETDVVTGNPNKGNATPTGVYSLAYKAKDQTLKGTKKADGTYEYETPVKYWMPFNGGVGFHDASWQPTFGGSRYQTNGSHGCVNMPPEMAGKLFELISAGTPVVVHN; the protein is encoded by the coding sequence ATGAGCATTAGAGAAAAACATACAGATAAAATGGAAGAAATATTAGAGAAAGAAATGTATGCGGATGAGGGATTTTCAGAAATTGATGAAGAGGATCAGAGACCTGAAACACAGAAAGTAATGAAACAAGAAAGAAGACAACAAAGAAAAAACAGAAGAAAAAACTGGAAATTGCGTAATAAGATAGCAATTGTACTTTCGCTGATCGTTTCGGTCATTGCAATTGGTTATGTGGGTACGGCAGTATTTTACAGTACACATTTCTTTTCAAAGACTGTCATTAATGGAATAGACTGTTCGAATAAGAATGTAAAACAGGTAGAGGAATATCTGGAGAAAGAAGTTGCAGATTATAAACTGACATTACTTGAAGCCGATAATAAAACAGAAGTAATTGAAGGAAAAGACATATCATTAAAGTATGTACCCGGAAAACAGGTAGAAAAACTGATAAAAGGACAGAATCCGTTCCTGTGGATCGAGTCGTTATGGAAAGGCCGCAATATGAAGGCAAAGATCGGGGTAGAGTATGATGAAAGCGCATTAAAAACGCAGATTGCAAATCTGGAATGCATGAAAGAAGAGAATCAGATTGCACCGGTTAATGCACATCCGGAATTCAAGACGGACAAATTTGTGGTTGTACCGGAGACGGATGGTACAACGATCAAGACTGAAGAGTTCCGTAAGGCAGTAATAACCGCAGTGAACGGGGCAAATGAAAAGCTTGATCTTTTAAAAACAGGCTGCTATGAAAAGCCGGCTTACACATCAGATTCCAAAAAGGTAACAGAAGCCTGTGATGCAATGAACAAATATCTTGGAGCAACGGTTACCTATGATTTCAAACCGAATACAGAGGTTGTCGATTCTTCTATGATATCTAAGTGGGTTAAAGTTGACGATGATATGAATGTGACATTCGATGAAAGTGCTGTGAAAGAATACGTTCAGTCACTTGCAGCAAAGTATGATACAAAGGGAAAAGAAAGAACATTTACATCAGCAAGCGGTAATACCGTTACGGTTTCGGGTGGAAGTTACGGATGGAAGATTGATCAGGAAGCAGAGTACAATGCGCTGATCGCGAATATTCAAAAAGCGGAAACAGTAACAAGAGAGCCCAATTATTCAAGCCGTGCAGCAAGTCATGATGGAAATGATGTGGGAAATACTTACGCAGAGGTTAATCTGACAACACAGCATATGTATTATGTAAAAGATGGGCATATTGCTCTGGAGACAGATGTTGTAACGGGAAATCCAAATAAAGGAAATGCAACTCCGACCGGTGTCTATTCGCTTGCATATAAAGCAAAAGATCAGACGCTTAAGGGAACGAAAAAGGCAGATGGTACTTATGAGTATGAGACGCCTGTAAAATACTGGATGCCGTTTAACGGAGGTGTCGGTTTCCATGATGCATCATGGCAGCCTACATTTGGAGGCAGCAGGTATCAGACAAATGGATCACATGGATGTGTAAACATGCCGCCTGAGATGGCCGGAAAATTATTCGAACTTATTTCGGCAGGAACACCGGTGGTAGTACATAATTAG
- the tgt gene encoding tRNA guanosine(34) transglycosylase Tgt: MYELIKKDGLAKRGRLHTVHGVIETPVFMNVGTAAAIKGAVATTDLQEIKTQVELSNTYHLHVRPGDEVVKKLGGLHKFMNWDKPILTDSGGFQVFSLAGLRRIKEEGVYFNSHIDGHKIFMGPEESMRIQSNLASTIAMAFDECPSSVADREYIEKSVARTTRWLVRCKKEMERLNSLPDTINKHQMLFGINQGGVYEDIRIKHADEISKLDLDGYAVGGLAVGESHEEMYRILDAVVPHLPDHKPTYLMGVGTPVNILEAVDRGVDFFDCVYPSRNGRHGHVYTNHGKLNLFNAKFELDDRPIEEGCQCPACRNYSRAYIRHLLKAKEMLGMRLCVLHNLYFYNTMMEEIRDAIDHDCYKEYKERKIAAVTGKNE; this comes from the coding sequence ATGTATGAATTAATCAAAAAAGACGGCCTTGCAAAAAGAGGACGGCTGCATACGGTACATGGGGTCATCGAGACCCCCGTGTTTATGAATGTCGGTACGGCAGCTGCAATTAAAGGGGCTGTGGCAACTACGGATTTGCAGGAGATAAAGACGCAGGTAGAATTATCAAATACTTATCATTTACATGTGCGTCCGGGAGACGAAGTGGTAAAAAAATTGGGCGGACTTCACAAATTTATGAATTGGGACAAGCCGATTCTTACCGATTCGGGCGGATTTCAGGTGTTTTCACTTGCGGGACTGCGCAGAATCAAAGAAGAGGGAGTGTATTTCAATTCCCATATTGACGGACATAAAATATTTATGGGGCCGGAAGAGAGTATGCGGATTCAGTCGAATCTGGCATCTACGATAGCGATGGCATTTGATGAGTGCCCGTCGAGTGTAGCTGACAGGGAATATATAGAAAAATCTGTGGCGCGTACGACCAGATGGCTTGTACGATGTAAAAAAGAAATGGAACGCCTGAATTCGCTTCCGGATACAATTAATAAGCATCAGATGCTTTTTGGAATCAATCAGGGCGGAGTATATGAAGATATCCGTATCAAACATGCGGATGAGATTTCAAAACTGGATCTGGATGGATATGCGGTTGGCGGACTGGCAGTCGGTGAATCGCATGAAGAGATGTACCGGATCCTGGATGCAGTTGTTCCCCATCTTCCAGATCATAAACCGACTTATCTGATGGGAGTCGGAACTCCGGTGAATATTCTGGAAGCAGTTGACAGAGGCGTAGATTTCTTTGACTGTGTGTACCCAAGCAGAAATGGAAGACATGGACATGTGTACACGAATCATGGAAAACTTAATCTGTTCAATGCCAAATTTGAGCTGGATGACAGACCGATTGAAGAAGGATGCCAGTGTCCGGCATGCCGCAATTATTCAAGAGCATATATCAGACATCTGTTAAAAGCAAAAGAAATGCTGGGAATGCGTCTGTGTGTGCTTCATAATCTGTATTTCTATAATACAATGATGGAAGAGATCCGTGATGCAATCGATCATGACTGTTATAAAGAGTATAAAGAGAGAAAAATTGCCGCTGTAACGGGCAAGAATGAATAA